The Salmo trutta chromosome 6, fSalTru1.1, whole genome shotgun sequence genome has a window encoding:
- the zgc:56231 gene encoding kinesin-like protein KIF20A isoform X2, giving the protein MASSCHMTTIIDLTHDGTVLDAMESTCNDLHACNPHRDVLSELSSIASMQSDVLDTAEQQQQKHQQLRVYLRVRPFSKDEMSSNEDQGCVVLENARTVMLHAPKGSATMKSSEKGVGQAIHTFSFSQIFGPETKQADLFEGTIKSQVHDYLEGKNALVFSYGVTNAGKTHTIQGSQKDPGILPQALDVIFRHIKGRQYEKMDLKPYLGSDAQYLGPDQVQQERNTKAAIFALLKEENEPPRVSGVSSHSSSTGSLSFSVSYDNTVEFVAASGDRDRSQFALWVSFYEIYNESVYDLLQASPTSKTKRRTALRVCEDSMGNSYVRDLKWINVHNSEEACKILRVGNKNRSAASTKMNHSSSRSHSIFTIKLLRIDGTEVQTMSELSLCDLAGSERCGKTKTFGERLKEAGNINNSLLILGKCIAALRSNQSDRMKNGYIPFRESKLTRIFQSIFCGKGRASMIVNINQCASTYDETLHVMKFSAIAKQVVQLIPTKCLESLTPRLMGRDGKPLLKNGVIDDQALENYLSEEELLDEDEADMSILPQEDLMNVIENLRTKLLAERRKNLVQEIDIRKEMGDAMLQQLMESEELRNCQVAELKESYQEKLENTFEMYKDALKDHAYQRALERVEDDYVPLEEFIAEQEKVEALEQKLSGSTVGSSMVPTKENSSQTEGISQPPPVAMQEGLTVSAGDVLTAVSKDAEQRKLLLKESAMEKLGEQKELIVSLQKRIAVLNDALHEAGERFFEKTSEIETLHKKLADQAQDLESIGKGNLEKDKELALFKEELAKLSQQSPVQSKPKRGFMANIRESVTSPRTSTIARTLRKSVRTTPLLKRPFH; this is encoded by the exons ATGGCTTCCTCCTGCC ACATGACAACAATCATTGATTTGACCCATGATGGCACAGTACTTGATGCAATGGAATCTACATGCAATGATCTCCATGCATGTAATCCCCATCGAGATGTGCTCTCAGAACTCTCCTCTATTGCTTCCATGCAG AGTGATGTGTTGGACACCGCAGAACAGCAGCAGCAGAAACACCAGCAGTTGAGGGTCTACCTAAGGGTGAGGCCCTTTTCAAAGGATGAGATGTCCAGCAATGAGGACCAG GGTTGTGTGGTTCTTGAGAATGCCAGGACCGTTATGCTGCATGCGCCCAAAGGCTCTGCTACCATGAAGAGCAGTGAGAAGGGTGTTGGCCAGGCGATACACACATTCTCATTCTCTCAG ATCTTTGGGCCCGAGACGAAGCAGGCAGATCTCTTCGAAGGCACCATCAAAAGCCAAGTTCACGATTATCTGGAGGGGAAGAATGCTCTAGTCTTCAGCTATGGTGTGACCAATGCAGGCAAGACCCACACAATTCAAG gatCCCAGAAAGACCCAGGTATTCTCCCCCAGGCGTTGGATGTCATCTTCAGACACATCAAAGGGAGACAGTATGAGAAAATGGATCTGAAGCCGTACCTCGGTAGCGATGCTCAGTACCTAGGGCCTGACCAGGTTCAACAGGAACGAAACACCAAAGCAGCTATATTTGCTCTACTCAAAGAG GAAAATGAACCCCCACGCGTCAGTGGAGTTTCATCCCACTCGTCCTCTACTGGAAGCCTCTCCTTCTCAGTCTCCTACGATAACACAG TTGAGTTTGTGGCTGCGTCTGGCGATCGGGACCGGAGCCAGTTCGCCCTGTGGGTGTCCTTCTACGAGATCTACAACGAGAGCGTGTATGACCTGCTGCAGGCGTCGCCCACCTCCAAGACAAAGAGACGCACGGCCCTCCGTGTGTGTGAGGACAGTATGGGAAACTCGTATGTCAGAG ATCTAAAGTGGATCAATGTTCACAACTCCGAGGAGGCATGCAAAATTCTCAGAGTTGGAAATAAAAACCGAAGTGCTGCTTCCACTAAGATGAACCATTCATCAAGCAGAAG CCACAGCATATTTACCATCAAATTACTGAGAATTGATGGAACTGAGGTTCAGACGATGTCAGA ACTCTCTCTGTGTGACCTGGCTGGCTCGGAAAGATGCGGAAAAACTAAGACATTTGGGGAGAGGCTGAAGGAAGCAGGGAACATCAACAACTCTCTGCTCATCCTGGGGAAATGCATCGCTGCCCTGCGCAGCAATCAGAGTGACAG GATGAAAAACGGCTATATTCCCTTCAGGGAGAGCAAACTGACCCGTATCTTCCAGTCCATCTTCTGTGGGAAGGGCCGAGCCTCAATGATTGTGAACATCAATCAGTGTGCATCCACATATGACGAAACTCTCCATGTCATGAAGTTTTCTGCCATTGCTAAGCAG GTGGTCCAGCTGATCCCAACAAAGTGCCTAGAGTCTCTGACCCCGCGGCTGATGGGGCGCGATGGGAAGCCTCTACTGAAGAACGGGGTCATCGACGACCAGGCTCTAGAGAACTACCTGTCTGAAGAAGAGCTGCTGGATGAGGATGAAGCAGACATGTCCATTTTACCTCAGGAG GATCTCATGAATGTGATCGAGAATCTCAGGACCAAGCTCCTGGCTGAGCGACGGAAGAACTTGGTCCAGGAGATTGACATCCGCAAGGAGATGGGAGATGCCATGCTGCAGCAACTCATGGAAAGCGAAGAACTCAGGAA TTGTCAGGTGGCTGAGCTGAAGGAGAGTTACCAGGAGAAGCTGGAGAACACATTTGAGATGTACAAGGATGCCCTGAAGGACCATGCCTACCAGCGAGCGCTGGAGCGCGTAGAGGATGATTACGTACCCCTTGAGGAGTTCATCGCTGAGCAGGAGAAAGTAGAG GCACTAGAACAGAAGCTGTCAGGTTCCACAGTGGGTTCATCTATGGTTCCAACCAAAGAGAACTCGAGCCAGACAGAGGGCATCTCACAACCACCACCTGTGGCTATGCAGGAAGGGTTAACGG TCTCAGCAGGGGACGTCCTCACAGCTGTTTCCAAAGACGCAGAGCAACGCAAACTCCTTTTGAAAGAGAGTGCGATGGAGAAACTCGGTGAGCAGAAAGAG CTGATTGTGTCTTTGCAAAAAAGGATTGCCGTTCTGAATGATGCACTACATGAGGCTGGAGAGCGCTTCTTTGAAAAAACGTCAGAAATAGAAACTTTACATAAGAAGCTAGCTGACCAG GCACAGGATCTGGAGAGTATAGGTAAGGGCAATCTGGAGAAGGACAAAGAACTGGCATTGTTTAAAGAAGAGCTGGCCAAGCTATCCCAgcagtccccagtccagtccaAGCCCAAGCGGGGTTTCATGGCCAACATTAGGGAATCTGTGACGTCGCCACGAACAAGCACCATTGCCAGGACACTGAGGAAATCTGTCCGGACCACACCCTTGCTGAAAAGGCCCTTCCACTAA
- the zgc:56231 gene encoding kinesin-like protein KIF20A isoform X1, whose protein sequence is MASSCHMTTIIDLTHDGTVLDAMESTCNDLHACNPHRDVLSELSSIASMQSDVLDTAEQQQQKHQQLRVYLRVRPFSKDEMSSNEDQGCVVLENARTVMLHAPKGSATMKSSEKGVGQAIHTFSFSQIFGPETKQADLFEGTIKSQVHDYLEGKNALVFSYGVTNAGKTHTIQGSQKDPGILPQALDVIFRHIKGRQYEKMDLKPYLGSDAQYLGPDQVQQERNTKAAIFALLKEENEPPRVSGVSSHSSSTGSLSFSVSYDNTVEFVAASGDRDRSQFALWVSFYEIYNESVYDLLQASPTSKTKRRTALRVCEDSMGNSYVRDLKWINVHNSEEACKILRVGNKNRSAASTKMNHSSSRSHSIFTIKLLRIDGTEVQTMSELSLCDLAGSERCGKTKTFGERLKEAGNINNSLLILGKCIAALRSNQSDRMKNGYIPFRESKLTRIFQSIFCGKGRASMIVNINQCASTYDETLHVMKFSAIAKQVVQLIPTKCLESLTPRLMGRDGKPLLKNGVIDDQALENYLSEEELLDEDEADMSILPQEDLMNVIENLRTKLLAERRKNLVQEIDIRKEMGDAMLQQLMESEELRNCQVAELKESYQEKLENTFEMYKDALKDHAYQRALERVEDDYVPLEEFIAEQEKVEALEQKLSGSTVGSSMVPTKENSSQTEGISQPPPVAMQEGLTVSAGDVLTAVSKDAEQRKLLLKESAMEKLGEQKELIVSLQKRIAVLNDALHEAGERFFEKTSEIETLHKKLADQCHLCFQAQDLESIGKGNLEKDKELALFKEELAKLSQQSPVQSKPKRGFMANIRESVTSPRTSTIARTLRKSVRTTPLLKRPFH, encoded by the exons ATGGCTTCCTCCTGCC ACATGACAACAATCATTGATTTGACCCATGATGGCACAGTACTTGATGCAATGGAATCTACATGCAATGATCTCCATGCATGTAATCCCCATCGAGATGTGCTCTCAGAACTCTCCTCTATTGCTTCCATGCAG AGTGATGTGTTGGACACCGCAGAACAGCAGCAGCAGAAACACCAGCAGTTGAGGGTCTACCTAAGGGTGAGGCCCTTTTCAAAGGATGAGATGTCCAGCAATGAGGACCAG GGTTGTGTGGTTCTTGAGAATGCCAGGACCGTTATGCTGCATGCGCCCAAAGGCTCTGCTACCATGAAGAGCAGTGAGAAGGGTGTTGGCCAGGCGATACACACATTCTCATTCTCTCAG ATCTTTGGGCCCGAGACGAAGCAGGCAGATCTCTTCGAAGGCACCATCAAAAGCCAAGTTCACGATTATCTGGAGGGGAAGAATGCTCTAGTCTTCAGCTATGGTGTGACCAATGCAGGCAAGACCCACACAATTCAAG gatCCCAGAAAGACCCAGGTATTCTCCCCCAGGCGTTGGATGTCATCTTCAGACACATCAAAGGGAGACAGTATGAGAAAATGGATCTGAAGCCGTACCTCGGTAGCGATGCTCAGTACCTAGGGCCTGACCAGGTTCAACAGGAACGAAACACCAAAGCAGCTATATTTGCTCTACTCAAAGAG GAAAATGAACCCCCACGCGTCAGTGGAGTTTCATCCCACTCGTCCTCTACTGGAAGCCTCTCCTTCTCAGTCTCCTACGATAACACAG TTGAGTTTGTGGCTGCGTCTGGCGATCGGGACCGGAGCCAGTTCGCCCTGTGGGTGTCCTTCTACGAGATCTACAACGAGAGCGTGTATGACCTGCTGCAGGCGTCGCCCACCTCCAAGACAAAGAGACGCACGGCCCTCCGTGTGTGTGAGGACAGTATGGGAAACTCGTATGTCAGAG ATCTAAAGTGGATCAATGTTCACAACTCCGAGGAGGCATGCAAAATTCTCAGAGTTGGAAATAAAAACCGAAGTGCTGCTTCCACTAAGATGAACCATTCATCAAGCAGAAG CCACAGCATATTTACCATCAAATTACTGAGAATTGATGGAACTGAGGTTCAGACGATGTCAGA ACTCTCTCTGTGTGACCTGGCTGGCTCGGAAAGATGCGGAAAAACTAAGACATTTGGGGAGAGGCTGAAGGAAGCAGGGAACATCAACAACTCTCTGCTCATCCTGGGGAAATGCATCGCTGCCCTGCGCAGCAATCAGAGTGACAG GATGAAAAACGGCTATATTCCCTTCAGGGAGAGCAAACTGACCCGTATCTTCCAGTCCATCTTCTGTGGGAAGGGCCGAGCCTCAATGATTGTGAACATCAATCAGTGTGCATCCACATATGACGAAACTCTCCATGTCATGAAGTTTTCTGCCATTGCTAAGCAG GTGGTCCAGCTGATCCCAACAAAGTGCCTAGAGTCTCTGACCCCGCGGCTGATGGGGCGCGATGGGAAGCCTCTACTGAAGAACGGGGTCATCGACGACCAGGCTCTAGAGAACTACCTGTCTGAAGAAGAGCTGCTGGATGAGGATGAAGCAGACATGTCCATTTTACCTCAGGAG GATCTCATGAATGTGATCGAGAATCTCAGGACCAAGCTCCTGGCTGAGCGACGGAAGAACTTGGTCCAGGAGATTGACATCCGCAAGGAGATGGGAGATGCCATGCTGCAGCAACTCATGGAAAGCGAAGAACTCAGGAA TTGTCAGGTGGCTGAGCTGAAGGAGAGTTACCAGGAGAAGCTGGAGAACACATTTGAGATGTACAAGGATGCCCTGAAGGACCATGCCTACCAGCGAGCGCTGGAGCGCGTAGAGGATGATTACGTACCCCTTGAGGAGTTCATCGCTGAGCAGGAGAAAGTAGAG GCACTAGAACAGAAGCTGTCAGGTTCCACAGTGGGTTCATCTATGGTTCCAACCAAAGAGAACTCGAGCCAGACAGAGGGCATCTCACAACCACCACCTGTGGCTATGCAGGAAGGGTTAACGG TCTCAGCAGGGGACGTCCTCACAGCTGTTTCCAAAGACGCAGAGCAACGCAAACTCCTTTTGAAAGAGAGTGCGATGGAGAAACTCGGTGAGCAGAAAGAG CTGATTGTGTCTTTGCAAAAAAGGATTGCCGTTCTGAATGATGCACTACATGAGGCTGGAGAGCGCTTCTTTGAAAAAACGTCAGAAATAGAAACTTTACATAAGAAGCTAGCTGACCAG TGTCATCTCTGTTTTCAGGCACAGGATCTGGAGAGTATAGGTAAGGGCAATCTGGAGAAGGACAAAGAACTGGCATTGTTTAAAGAAGAGCTGGCCAAGCTATCCCAgcagtccccagtccagtccaAGCCCAAGCGGGGTTTCATGGCCAACATTAGGGAATCTGTGACGTCGCCACGAACAAGCACCATTGCCAGGACACTGAGGAAATCTGTCCGGACCACACCCTTGCTGAAAAGGCCCTTCCACTAA